A genomic segment from Chitinophagaceae bacterium encodes:
- the hisB gene encoding histidinol-phosphatase, with protein sequence MKESIIQGAKKILFIDRDGTLVNEAPPSYRIDTFEKLVFYPMVFHYLYKIATKFNYELVMVTNQDGLGRDEFPYDKFSPVHDFILKSFANEGIRFSEILIDCTYPNENAATRKPGTGLLINYMNNPGYDIAHSFVIGDRITDMQLAKNLNCKGFWLCSDEKLGAAELTREVEQIKSTSIALTTPHWKNIYAYLNQINQ encoded by the coding sequence ATGAAGGAATCTATTATACAGGGAGCAAAAAAAATTTTATTTATAGACAGGGATGGAACCCTGGTGAATGAAGCGCCGCCGAGTTACCGTATTGACACTTTTGAAAAATTGGTTTTTTACCCAATGGTGTTTCATTACTTATATAAAATTGCCACAAAATTTAATTACGAATTAGTGATGGTTACCAATCAGGATGGATTGGGAAGGGACGAGTTTCCATATGATAAATTTTCTCCGGTTCATGATTTTATCCTTAAAAGTTTTGCCAATGAAGGCATCAGGTTTTCTGAAATATTAATAGATTGTACATACCCAAATGAAAATGCGGCCACACGTAAGCCAGGCACTGGTTTATTGATAAATTATATGAATAACCCGGGTTATGATATTGCTCATTCATTTGTAATAGGAGACAGAATTACCGATATGCAACTTGCCAAAAACCTCAACTGTAAAGGCTTTTGGCTTTGCAGCGATGAAAAACTTGGCGCCGCTGAACTCACCAGAGAGGTAGAACAAATAAAATCAACTTCAATTGCTTTAACCACGCCACATTGGAAAAATATTTACGCATACCTGAACCAGATTAACCAATAA
- a CDS encoding stage II sporulation protein M yields the protein MREAMFIKKNAEKWASFQKQQASSPDETAERFITLIDDLSYAKTFYPKSKVTRWINGLAASIYQHIYQNKREKFSRVFDFWKYELPLLFGRYHRIFLFSAIVFILFVSIGVYSSKTNPDFIRSILGEQYVEMTEDNIAKGDPFGVYKDENPFNMFVRIAFNNIRVAFLTFLGGLSLGIVTFRLLWSNGIMLGCFQYMFFSHGLGLQSILVVWIHGVIEISSIVIAATAGFILANGILFPGTFTRIESFRRNARNAAKVMIALVPFFIAAAFLESYVTHLMSQTFDEHNNGGIPVWVSVVILASSILLITWYFIIWPIKLKKKGTLINNNGIVKKALGTHA from the coding sequence ATGAGGGAGGCGATGTTTATAAAGAAAAATGCTGAAAAATGGGCAAGCTTTCAAAAGCAACAGGCGAGTTCGCCCGATGAAACCGCCGAACGTTTTATTACGTTGATTGACGACTTGTCCTATGCCAAAACCTTTTACCCAAAAAGTAAGGTAACACGCTGGATCAACGGCCTGGCAGCTTCTATATACCAGCATATTTATCAAAATAAAAGAGAAAAATTTAGCCGGGTATTTGATTTTTGGAAATATGAGTTGCCCTTATTATTTGGCAGGTATCACCGTATTTTTTTATTTAGCGCCATAGTATTTATTTTATTTGTAAGCATTGGTGTGTATTCATCTAAAACAAACCCCGATTTTATCCGTAGTATTTTAGGTGAGCAATATGTAGAAATGACGGAGGACAATATTGCCAAAGGCGACCCTTTTGGCGTATATAAAGACGAGAATCCATTTAATATGTTTGTTCGAATTGCCTTTAACAACATCAGGGTTGCTTTCCTTACTTTTTTAGGCGGCCTTTCTTTGGGTATCGTTACATTTCGGTTATTGTGGAGCAATGGAATAATGCTGGGCTGTTTTCAATACATGTTTTTTTCACATGGGCTGGGCTTGCAATCAATATTGGTTGTGTGGATACATGGAGTAATTGAAATTTCTTCAATTGTAATTGCTGCAACAGCTGGTTTTATATTGGCTAATGGCATACTTTTCCCCGGTACTTTTACCCGTATTGAATCTTTCAGGCGCAATGCAAGAAATGCAGCAAAAGTGATGATAGCGCTTGTGCCCTTTTTTATTGCAGCAGCTTTTTTAGAAAGCTATGTTACTCATTTAATGAGCCAAACTTTTGATGAACATAACAATGGCGGCATACCAGTGTGGGTGAGCGTTGTAATACTGGCTTCATCTATTTTGCTTATAACCTGGTATTTTATTATTTGGCCTATTAAACTTAAAAAGAAAGGAACCTTAATTAATAACAACGGAATTGTAAAAAAGGCGCTTGGTACACATGCTTAA
- a CDS encoding DUF1343 domain-containing protein, with amino-acid sequence MKLRFIRIYILSICSVQFSCAQPINSAAQPIESIAFANNNITTGAERLATYLPLLKGKKVAIFANQTSVVGHTHLVDTLLNAGINIVKIFGPEHGFRGNADAGEEIKNSVDKKTGIPIISLYGNHKKPTTEDFKNVDVLVFDIQDVGVRFYTYISSLEYFLEAALEMHKPLLILDRPNPNGFYIDGPVLNKKFKSFVGMQPVPIVYGMTIGEYALMLAGENWLSDKANAINNFNKTTKPTADTPFHVMVIKCLNYTHLSKFQLPVNPSPNLKQMQSIYLYPTTCFFEGTLLSEGRGTNIPFQVFGHPKLPNNLPYSFTPKPNAGAKNSKCFYQLCYGWNLGGTNAEVLAMLDRKIQLKYLIQAYKLFPGKDSFFLKNNFIDKLAGTDQLQQQIKQGLQEEEIRKSWEPELGNFKSIRKKYLLYEDFE; translated from the coding sequence ATGAAATTAAGGTTTATACGAATATATATTCTTTCCATTTGTAGTGTTCAGTTTTCCTGTGCCCAACCCATTAATAGCGCAGCACAACCTATCGAAAGCATCGCTTTCGCAAACAATAATATTACTACCGGAGCCGAAAGATTAGCAACCTATCTCCCACTTTTAAAAGGGAAAAAGGTAGCCATTTTTGCCAACCAAACAAGCGTTGTGGGCCATACGCACCTTGTAGATACCCTACTCAATGCCGGCATAAATATTGTAAAAATTTTTGGACCCGAGCATGGTTTCCGTGGCAATGCAGATGCCGGCGAAGAAATTAAGAATTCGGTAGACAAAAAAACAGGCATCCCAATTATTAGCCTTTACGGTAACCATAAAAAACCTACCACAGAAGATTTTAAAAATGTGGATGTGTTGGTTTTTGATATCCAGGATGTTGGCGTAAGGTTTTATACCTACATTTCATCGCTGGAATATTTTTTGGAAGCGGCTCTTGAAATGCATAAGCCTTTGCTCATTTTAGACCGGCCAAATCCCAATGGATTTTATATAGATGGGCCCGTGCTCAACAAAAAATTTAAAAGCTTTGTAGGAATGCAACCGGTTCCTATTGTTTATGGAATGACGATTGGCGAATATGCTTTAATGCTTGCGGGCGAAAACTGGTTAAGTGATAAAGCAAATGCCATCAATAATTTTAATAAAACCACAAAACCCACAGCCGATACGCCTTTTCATGTAATGGTAATTAAATGCCTTAATTATACCCATTTGTCAAAATTCCAGCTACCCGTAAACCCTTCGCCCAATTTAAAACAAATGCAAAGTATTTACCTCTATCCTACTACCTGTTTTTTTGAAGGTACGTTGCTGAGTGAAGGTCGTGGAACCAATATTCCGTTCCAGGTTTTTGGCCACCCCAAATTGCCCAATAACCTGCCCTATTCGTTTACGCCAAAACCCAATGCCGGCGCTAAAAACAGCAAATGTTTTTACCAGCTTTGTTACGGATGGAATCTTGGCGGAACCAATGCGGAAGTGCTGGCCATGCTGGATAGAAAAATACAGTTGAAATATTTAATACAGGCATATAAACTTTTTCCCGGAAAAGACAGTTTCTTTTTGAAAAATAATTTTATAGATAAACTTGCCGGAACAGATCAATTGCAGCAACAAATTAAACAAGGTTTGCAAGAAGAAGAAATCCGAAAAAGCTGGGAGCCGGAATTGGGTAATTTTAAATCCATCCGAAAAAAATATTTGCTGTATGAAGATTTTGAATAA
- a CDS encoding RDD family protein: MPVININTVFNIPLEFEIAPFHKRLLAYIIDFCLMLLYLFACKSFLYNLLGFSIRDNIGMDILLISLPMLLYSLITEVTMNGQTIGKKLVAIRVISLYGGEPTLGQYILRWITKFFEWPFLFGYIAFSPEGLIIYIFFTCMFGIAVVIAIAVTKNSQRLGDLAAGTVVVEAITSLNVKDTIFQEVDNASYHVEFPQVMKLSDNDINIINTVITQARKSNNYDVCIRVGYKLKDVLKIESDRRSSLDFLEKLLEDYNYLATKE; this comes from the coding sequence ATGCCTGTTATCAATATCAATACTGTTTTTAATATTCCCCTGGAATTTGAAATAGCCCCGTTTCATAAACGGTTGCTTGCCTATATTATTGATTTTTGCCTGATGCTGTTGTACCTTTTTGCATGTAAATCGTTTTTATATAATTTACTGGGGTTTTCTATAAGGGATAATATAGGTATGGATATTTTATTGATTTCGCTTCCTATGCTTTTATATTCTTTAATTACCGAAGTAACCATGAACGGGCAAACCATTGGAAAAAAACTGGTGGCCATAAGGGTGATAAGTTTATACGGTGGCGAGCCAACACTTGGCCAGTATATCCTGCGCTGGATAACAAAATTTTTTGAATGGCCTTTTTTATTTGGGTACATTGCTTTTTCACCCGAAGGCTTGATAATTTATATTTTTTTCACCTGCATGTTTGGTATAGCTGTAGTAATTGCCATTGCGGTTACAAAAAACAGCCAGCGCCTTGGCGACCTTGCTGCCGGCACTGTAGTAGTAGAGGCAATTACCAGTTTAAATGTTAAGGACACCATTTTTCAGGAAGTGGATAATGCTTCTTACCATGTGGAGTTTCCACAAGTGATGAAGCTTAGCGATAACGATATCAATATTATTAATACCGTAATAACGCAGGCACGCAAATCTAATAACTACGATGTATGCATAAGGGTAGGCTACAAATTGAAAGATGTATTAAAGATTGAAAGCGATAGGCGGTCTTCCCTCGATTTTTTGGAAAAACTTTTGGAAGATTATAATTATTTAGCCACCAAAGAATGA
- a CDS encoding peptidylprolyl isomerase yields MTQVKVGDSVKVHYTGKLTNGEKFDSSEGREPLEFTVGAGQMIKGFDAALPGMKVGDKITINIPANEAYGEKDEAAIIEFPKANIPADMKLEQGMQLTLSSADGQPIPVTVTELKDDVVVLDANHFLAGKELVFDIELVHIG; encoded by the coding sequence ATGACACAAGTAAAAGTTGGGGATTCCGTAAAAGTACATTATACCGGAAAGCTCACAAACGGTGAAAAATTTGATTCTTCAGAAGGGCGTGAACCGCTGGAATTTACCGTAGGCGCCGGGCAAATGATAAAAGGCTTTGATGCTGCATTGCCGGGAATGAAAGTAGGTGATAAAATAACTATTAATATACCGGCCAATGAAGCCTATGGTGAAAAAGATGAAGCAGCAATTATTGAATTTCCTAAAGCCAATATTCCAGCGGATATGAAGCTGGAGCAAGGCATGCAGCTTACCCTTAGCAGCGCCGATGGCCAGCCAATACCCGTTACAGTTACCGAATTAAAAGATGATGTAGTGGTATTGGATGCCAATCATTTTTTAGCCGGGAAAGAACTGGTATTTGATATTGAATTGGTGCATATTGGATAA
- the galK gene encoding galactokinase, which translates to MKGTIFACFKKIFSAEPIVVRSPGRINLIGEHTDYNDGFVLPASVDKYIYAGINKRADQEIHLYSMQFNEECKASLNALSIPKQHWAKYILGVVAQLQKNSFPLAGFNFVFGGDIPMGAGMSSSAALEIATIFALNEIFSLSIPKMQMVKMAQLAEHEYAGVKCGIMDQFASMFGKENNAMQLDCRSLHFEYVPIEMKAIKIVLLNTHVKHQLASSEYNVRRQQCEEAVNIIARRNNNVKSLRDANMQMLDEWVKPVDTSMYKRCKYVVEEIDRLQMACNDLKNGDIAAFGKKMFETHDGLSRLYNVSCPEADFFVNAVRNNKNVLGARMMGGGFGGCTINLVKENAIDALIHELKEPYLRFSGLEMEAYIASIKNGTELC; encoded by the coding sequence ATGAAAGGAACCATTTTTGCCTGTTTTAAAAAAATATTTAGTGCCGAACCCATTGTAGTTCGGTCGCCGGGCCGCATTAATTTAATTGGTGAACACACGGATTATAACGATGGATTTGTTTTACCTGCCTCGGTTGATAAATATATTTACGCAGGCATAAATAAAAGAGCAGACCAGGAGATTCATTTGTATTCCATGCAATTCAATGAAGAATGTAAAGCTTCCTTAAATGCATTAAGCATACCAAAGCAGCATTGGGCAAAATATATTTTGGGTGTAGTGGCCCAGTTGCAAAAAAATAGTTTCCCTTTAGCTGGTTTTAACTTTGTTTTTGGTGGTGATATCCCCATGGGCGCAGGCATGTCGTCTTCGGCTGCATTGGAAATAGCAACCATTTTTGCATTAAATGAAATTTTCTCTCTATCAATTCCCAAAATGCAAATGGTAAAAATGGCGCAATTGGCAGAGCATGAATATGCAGGAGTGAAATGCGGCATTATGGACCAGTTTGCCAGTATGTTTGGCAAAGAAAATAATGCCATGCAACTGGATTGCCGCTCTTTGCATTTTGAATATGTGCCCATTGAAATGAAGGCTATTAAAATTGTATTGCTCAATACTCATGTAAAACATCAACTGGCTTCATCGGAGTATAATGTAAGGAGGCAGCAATGCGAAGAAGCGGTAAACATTATTGCCCGCCGGAATAACAATGTAAAAAGTTTAAGAGATGCAAATATGCAAATGCTTGATGAATGGGTGAAGCCTGTTGATACCTCTATGTATAAAAGGTGCAAATATGTGGTAGAAGAAATTGATCGCCTGCAAATGGCATGCAATGATTTAAAAAATGGGGATATAGCTGCCTTTGGAAAAAAAATGTTTGAAACACACGATGGGCTTAGCCGGCTTTACAATGTAAGTTGCCCCGAAGCCGATTTTTTTGTAAACGCCGTACGCAACAATAAAAATGTATTGGGTGCAAGAATGATGGGTGGCGGTTTTGGCGGCTGCACCATTAACCTGGTAAAAGAAAATGCCATAGATGCATTGATCCATGAGTTAAAGGAACCCTATCTCCGTTTTTCAGGGCTGGAGATGGAGGCATACATTGCCAGTATAAAAAATGGAACGGAACTTTGTTGA
- a CDS encoding PspC domain-containing protein, with protein MNTLKRFVEWQFFGVCSAIGEKMGVATETIRKYFIYTSFITIGSPVILYLIAAFWMNIKRYIFNAKRNPVKYT; from the coding sequence ATGAATACCTTAAAAAGATTTGTGGAATGGCAATTTTTTGGCGTTTGTTCCGCAATTGGTGAAAAAATGGGCGTGGCCACAGAAACCATCCGAAAATATTTTATTTACACTTCCTTTATTACCATTGGTTCGCCGGTTATTCTTTATCTCATAGCCGCATTTTGGATGAATATTAAACGGTATATTTTTAATGCAAAGCGAAACCCGGTAAAATATACCTGA
- the pepT gene encoding peptidase T, translating into MTHYINGDSLAERFMRYVRIDTQSDPESNSTPSTEKQKELSQLLFMELRGLGLTQVETDEYGYVYATIPSNTGKKNVPAICYCAHVDTAPDCSGTNVKPILHSYYNGDDIVLPDDASQVLSISNSPYLKTQIGNNIITASGNTLLGADDKSGVAVIMETISFLLQNPTIKHGAIKIVFTPDEEVGKGTAKIDMQKVGASFGYTLDGGEAGCLEEETFSADAATITVNGVIAHPGNGKNKLVNAIKIAGEILETLPKTEWSPETTEKMQGFVHPVSVNGISEKASISFIVRDFDTETLARHHARLKKIAEEVVAKHKGATLQYLSHEQYRNMKDVLKEHPQVVEYAMEAIKRSGLEVKMESIRGGTDGSKLSFLGMPCPNIFTGMQNIHSKLEWVSVKDMAKAAETLVHLAQVWEEKN; encoded by the coding sequence ATGACACATTACATCAATGGCGATAGTTTAGCCGAAAGGTTTATGCGTTACGTTCGCATAGATACACAAAGCGATCCAGAAAGCAATTCAACTCCCAGCACAGAAAAGCAAAAAGAGCTAAGCCAATTATTATTTATGGAACTTAGAGGCCTTGGGCTTACGCAGGTGGAAACAGATGAATATGGCTATGTATATGCCACAATACCATCCAATACCGGTAAAAAAAATGTACCGGCTATTTGCTATTGTGCACATGTGGATACTGCGCCGGATTGCAGTGGCACCAATGTAAAACCCATATTGCATAGTTATTATAATGGGGATGATATTGTGTTGCCAGATGATGCAAGCCAGGTTTTATCTATCAGTAATTCCCCATACTTAAAAACGCAAATTGGCAATAACATTATTACGGCAAGCGGCAATACGCTGCTTGGTGCGGATGATAAAAGTGGAGTGGCAGTAATTATGGAAACGATAAGTTTTTTGTTGCAAAACCCTACTATAAAACATGGCGCTATTAAAATTGTGTTTACCCCAGATGAGGAAGTAGGAAAAGGCACAGCAAAAATTGATATGCAAAAAGTTGGTGCTTCATTTGGCTATACACTGGATGGTGGCGAAGCCGGTTGCCTTGAAGAAGAAACTTTTAGTGCCGATGCTGCAACTATTACCGTTAATGGTGTAATTGCTCATCCCGGAAATGGTAAAAATAAACTGGTGAATGCCATAAAAATTGCCGGAGAAATTTTAGAAACGTTACCAAAAACAGAGTGGAGCCCGGAAACCACCGAAAAAATGCAGGGGTTTGTGCACCCGGTATCCGTAAACGGTATTTCAGAGAAAGCAAGCATAAGTTTTATAGTTCGGGATTTTGATACAGAAACGCTTGCCCGGCACCATGCCCGGCTAAAAAAAATTGCAGAAGAAGTTGTTGCTAAACATAAAGGAGCCACACTGCAATACCTATCACATGAGCAATACCGCAATATGAAAGATGTTTTAAAAGAACATCCGCAGGTAGTGGAATATGCCATGGAAGCCATTAAGCGTTCGGGGCTTGAAGTAAAAATGGAAAGCATACGGGGCGGAACCGATGGAAGCAAATTGAGTTTTTTGGGAATGCCCTGCCCAAATATTTTTACGGGCATGCAAAATATACACAGTAAGCTGGAATGGGTTTCGGTAAAAGACATGGCAAAAGCTGCGGAAACCCTGGTGCATTTAGCACAGGTATGGGAAGAAAAAAATTAA
- a CDS encoding aconitate hydratase, translated as MPFDVEMIKKLYAIFPTRVEAARKLLGRPLTLTEKILYAHLWEGAATQVYERSKSYVDFAPDRVAMQDATAQMALLQFMQSGRTKVAVPSTVHCDHLIEAKVGSKTDLNRAVNESSEVYDFLASVSNKYGIGFWKPGAGIIHQVVLENYAFPGGMMIGTDSHTVNAGGLGMIAIGVGGADACDVMAGLPWELKMPKLIGVKLTGKLNGWVAPKDVILKVAGILTVKGGTGAVVEYFGEGAINMSCTGKGTICNMGAEIGATTSTFGYDESMERYLNATGREEIAAAANAIKEQLTGDPEVYTNPEKYFDQVIEINLNELEPYLNGPFSPDLATPISKMKEAAAANGWPTKIEVGLIGSCTNSSYEDISRSVSLAKQVKEKGLKLASEFTITPGSEQVRYTIERDGFLNVFDQIGATVFANACGPCIGMWARVGAEKQEKNTIVHSFNRNFAKRADGNPNTFAFVGSPEIVTAMAIAGSLDFNPLTDTLTNDKGEQVKLDPPNGDELPAKGFAVEDAGYQAPASDGSKVEVMVSPTSKRLQLLDPFAAWEGTDLHELKLLIKAKGKCTTDHISMAGPWLKFRGHLDNISNNLLIGAINFFNEKADSVKNQLTAEYGTVPSTQRAYKAAGIGTIVVGDENYGEGSSREHAAMEPRHLGVRAVLVKSFARIHETNLKKQGMLALTFADKADYDKIKEDDSIDINGLLSFAPGKALELVLHHADGTKDTLQANHSYNNQQIEWFKAGAALNIIRKEFAAKNN; from the coding sequence ATGCCTTTTGATGTAGAGATGATTAAAAAGCTGTATGCTATCTTCCCAACCAGGGTAGAAGCTGCCAGAAAACTATTGGGAAGACCACTAACACTTACCGAAAAAATTTTATATGCCCATCTTTGGGAGGGCGCTGCAACCCAGGTTTATGAGCGAAGTAAATCTTATGTAGATTTTGCTCCCGACCGTGTTGCAATGCAGGATGCTACTGCACAAATGGCTTTATTGCAGTTTATGCAAAGTGGAAGGACAAAAGTGGCAGTACCCAGTACAGTACATTGCGATCACTTAATTGAAGCAAAAGTAGGAAGCAAAACAGATTTGAACCGTGCCGTAAATGAAAGCAGTGAAGTATATGATTTTTTGGCTTCGGTATCTAATAAATATGGTATTGGCTTTTGGAAACCCGGCGCAGGTATTATTCACCAGGTTGTTTTGGAAAACTATGCTTTTCCCGGGGGAATGATGATTGGTACCGACAGCCACACAGTAAATGCCGGCGGATTGGGAATGATAGCCATTGGCGTAGGCGGCGCCGATGCCTGCGATGTAATGGCTGGCCTGCCCTGGGAGCTAAAAATGCCCAAATTAATTGGGGTAAAACTTACCGGAAAATTAAATGGATGGGTTGCACCCAAAGATGTGATTTTAAAAGTTGCCGGCATACTTACTGTAAAAGGCGGAACCGGCGCCGTAGTGGAATATTTTGGAGAAGGCGCAATAAACATGAGCTGTACCGGCAAAGGAACTATTTGTAATATGGGTGCAGAAATTGGCGCCACCACTTCTACATTTGGCTACGACGAAAGCATGGAACGCTACTTAAATGCAACAGGAAGAGAAGAAATTGCAGCAGCGGCCAATGCCATTAAAGAACAGCTTACCGGCGACCCTGAGGTATATACCAACCCCGAAAAATATTTTGACCAGGTAATAGAAATAAACCTCAACGAACTGGAACCCTATTTAAATGGGCCGTTTTCCCCGGACCTTGCTACACCCATTTCAAAAATGAAAGAAGCAGCAGCAGCAAACGGATGGCCCACTAAAATTGAAGTAGGTTTAATAGGCAGTTGCACCAATTCCTCATACGAAGATATCAGCCGCTCTGTAAGCCTTGCAAAGCAGGTAAAAGAAAAAGGCTTAAAGCTTGCATCTGAGTTTACCATCACACCCGGCAGCGAACAAGTGCGCTATACTATTGAAAGAGATGGGTTCCTCAATGTATTTGATCAAATTGGCGCTACAGTATTTGCCAATGCCTGCGGGCCTTGTATTGGCATGTGGGCACGTGTAGGCGCAGAAAAGCAGGAGAAAAATACTATTGTACACAGCTTCAACAGAAACTTTGCAAAGCGTGCTGATGGCAACCCCAATACTTTTGCTTTTGTAGGCAGCCCCGAAATTGTTACGGCAATGGCAATTGCTGGATCGCTGGATTTTAACCCGCTTACCGATACCTTAACCAACGATAAAGGCGAACAGGTAAAACTCGATCCGCCAAATGGAGACGAACTACCTGCAAAAGGTTTTGCGGTAGAAGATGCCGGTTACCAGGCCCCGGCCTCCGACGGAAGCAAGGTAGAAGTAATGGTATCACCTACCAGTAAACGCTTGCAATTGCTCGACCCTTTTGCAGCATGGGAAGGCACCGATTTACATGAATTGAAATTGCTCATTAAAGCCAAAGGAAAATGTACCACCGATCATATTTCAATGGCTGGGCCATGGTTAAAATTTCGTGGGCATTTAGATAATATCAGCAATAACCTGCTCATTGGCGCCATTAATTTCTTTAATGAAAAGGCCGATTCAGTAAAAAACCAACTCACTGCCGAATATGGAACCGTTCCCTCCACCCAAAGAGCGTATAAAGCTGCAGGTATTGGCACCATTGTGGTAGGCGATGAAAACTATGGAGAAGGATCTTCAAGAGAACATGCGGCAATGGAACCAAGGCATTTGGGCGTAAGGGCCGTGCTGGTAAAATCTTTTGCAAGGATTCACGAAACCAACCTAAAAAAACAAGGTATGCTGGCGCTCACATTTGCCGATAAAGCAGATTATGATAAAATAAAAGAAGATGACAGCATTGATATAAACGGGCTGCTCAGTTTTGCCCCCGGCAAGGCTTTGGAACTGGTATTGCATCATGCAGATGGCACTAAGGATACGCTCCAAGCCAACCATAGCTATAACAACCAGCAAATTGAATGGTTTAAAGCCGGCGCCGCACTAAATATTATACGCAAAGAATTTGCTGCTAAAAATAATTAA
- the mnmA gene encoding tRNA 2-thiouridine(34) synthase MnmA → MSKKGKVLMAMSGGIDSTVAALMLHKEGYEVVGITMKTWDYATSVGVTSKKETGCCNIDSFNDARLAAVQHGFPHFILDIREEFGDFVIENFVEEYMAGRTPNPCVMCNTHIKWRALLKRADVLNCDFIATGHYAQIQQHKNERYFVSKGIDETKDQSYVLWGLQQDLLSRTLLPLGTYHKSEIRKMASDFGYPELAKKSESYEICFVPDNDYRGFLKHRVKGLEEKVAGGHFVDAHGKILGKHKGYPFYTVGQRKGLDIALGKPAFVTKIIPETNTVVLGDEDDLKGSEMMVSSVNWLKYDGIKDPLDSTIKIRYKDKGATGLLSTYEKGVKVRFYESVKGIAPGQSAVFYEGDDVIGGGIIQRSE, encoded by the coding sequence ATGAGTAAAAAAGGGAAAGTTTTAATGGCCATGAGCGGCGGTATTGACAGTACCGTAGCTGCATTAATGCTGCATAAAGAAGGTTATGAAGTAGTGGGTATTACTATGAAAACATGGGATTATGCTACAAGTGTGGGCGTTACCTCAAAAAAAGAAACCGGCTGTTGCAATATAGATAGTTTTAACGATGCCCGGTTGGCTGCAGTACAACACGGTTTTCCGCATTTTATTTTGGACATAAGGGAAGAGTTTGGAGATTTTGTAATTGAAAATTTTGTAGAAGAATATATGGCCGGCAGAACGCCAAACCCTTGTGTAATGTGCAATACACACATTAAGTGGCGTGCCCTGTTAAAGCGTGCCGATGTATTGAACTGCGATTTTATTGCTACAGGCCATTATGCACAAATACAGCAGCATAAAAACGAAAGATATTTTGTAAGTAAAGGAATTGACGAAACCAAAGACCAGAGCTATGTTTTGTGGGGCCTGCAACAAGACCTGCTAAGCCGCACCTTGCTTCCGCTGGGCACTTACCATAAATCGGAAATAAGAAAAATGGCCAGCGATTTTGGCTATCCCGAACTTGCCAAAAAAAGTGAGAGCTATGAAATTTGTTTTGTTCCCGATAATGATTACAGGGGGTTTTTAAAACATCGTGTAAAAGGGCTTGAAGAAAAAGTGGCGGGTGGGCATTTTGTTGATGCACATGGAAAAATACTGGGCAAGCACAAAGGCTACCCTTTTTATACCGTAGGCCAGCGTAAAGGATTGGATATAGCATTGGGCAAACCGGCATTTGTTACTAAAATAATACCCGAAACCAATACGGTTGTTTTAGGAGATGAAGACGACCTGAAAGGCAGCGAAATGATGGTTTCATCTGTCAATTGGTTGAAATATGACGGCATTAAAGACCCATTGGATTCAACCATTAAAATAAGGTATAAAGATAAAGGAGCCACGGGTTTGCTTTCCACATACGAAAAAGGGGTAAAAGTACGTTTTTATGAAAGTGTAAAAGGTATTGCCCCTGGGCAAAGCGCTGTTTTTTACGAAGGAGATGATGTAATTGGCGGTGGAATAATTCAGCGAAGCGAATAA